A part of Candidatus Methylomirabilota bacterium genomic DNA contains:
- a CDS encoding amidohydrolase family protein has translation MSSPALPMIDADGHVMEPAGMWGRYIEPRFRDRAPRVRRGPDGRSNFESGGRLSPRAECVSPAMREAFAARVKAYLAEPLRAGYDAASQVKAMDQGGIELAYLYPTQGLYVAAVDDLDPELAIAVCRAYNDWIVDFCAYAPDRLRPVAMLVGLHDPALAAAEARRVADRRFPAVFVRPNPVQGRGLDDPAYEPLWTVCEQRGLAVGIHEGVGAHLPAAGADRFRTFFACHTASHPLEQMLAMLALVGGGVLERHPGLRVAFLEAGCGWVPYWLWRMDEHWEKTREVRGEPQLSLRPSEYFRRQCWVSCEPDEPYLGQVVSLIGEDRVLFASDYPHPDHRWPATAEAMRAQPLAEAVKQKIVWDNACAFYGDRGGGPG, from the coding sequence ATGTCGTCCCCCGCGCTGCCGATGATCGACGCCGACGGTCACGTGATGGAGCCCGCCGGCATGTGGGGGCGCTACATCGAGCCGCGCTTCCGCGATCGGGCTCCCCGTGTCCGGCGTGGGCCCGACGGTCGCAGCAACTTCGAGAGCGGAGGCCGCCTGTCGCCCCGCGCCGAATGCGTGAGTCCGGCGATGCGCGAGGCCTTCGCGGCTCGAGTCAAGGCGTATCTGGCCGAGCCGCTCCGGGCCGGGTACGACGCGGCCTCCCAGGTGAAGGCGATGGACCAGGGCGGCATCGAGCTGGCGTACCTCTACCCGACCCAGGGCCTCTACGTCGCCGCCGTCGACGATCTCGACCCCGAGCTGGCCATCGCCGTCTGCCGCGCCTACAACGACTGGATCGTGGACTTCTGCGCCTACGCGCCCGATCGGCTCCGTCCGGTGGCGATGCTCGTCGGGCTCCACGATCCCGCCCTGGCGGCGGCGGAGGCCCGGCGCGTGGCCGACCGGCGCTTCCCGGCCGTCTTCGTGCGCCCCAACCCCGTCCAGGGGCGCGGGCTCGACGATCCTGCCTATGAGCCGTTGTGGACGGTTTGCGAGCAGCGGGGACTCGCCGTCGGCATCCACGAAGGCGTGGGAGCGCACCTGCCGGCGGCCGGCGCCGACCGTTTTCGCACGTTTTTCGCCTGCCACACGGCCTCGCATCCGCTGGAGCAGATGCTGGCCATGCTGGCCCTCGTCGGCGGGGGCGTGCTGGAGCGGCACCCCGGGCTGCGCGTGGCGTTTCTCGAGGCCGGCTGTGGCTGGGTGCCGTACTGGCTCTGGCGGATGGACGAGCACTGGGAGAAGACGCGCGAGGTCCGCGGCGAGCCTCAGCTCAGCCTGCGCCCCAGCGAGTACTTCCGGCGCCAGTGCTGGGTGTCCTGCGAGCCCGACGAGCCCTATCTCGGGCAGGTGGTCTCGCTCATCGGGGAAGACCGAGTCCTGTTCGCCAGCGACTACCCGCACCCCGATCACCGCTGGCCGGCGACGGCCGAGGCCATGCGGGCGCAGCCGCTCGCCGAGGCCGTCAAGCAGAAGATCGTCTGGGACAACGCCTGCGCCTTCTACGGTGACCGGGGCGGCGGGCCCGGCTGA
- a CDS encoding ABC transporter permease has product MKRYIIKRVGYSLISLFLLSVVIFFFVRVTGDPAVLLVEPGASQSDLEAIREQLGLDRPLSVQYMTFLRDLLRGDFGHSFYYRTPVLELYLSRLPNSLLLASVAMLFSLFIGIPSGILAAVRLNGWWDRVGKIFALLGQSLPSFWVGLMLILFFSVHLGWLPSSGSGTVWHVLMPAVALGWLFAAAHMRLTRSSMLEVLGSEYVKLARLKGLPEALVIAKHAFKNALIPVLTLAGINLIIMVNTTIVVETVFAWPGVGRLLYEGISFRDFPVVQATVVLCGAMIVAVNLVVDVLYAVIDPRIRYD; this is encoded by the coding sequence ATGAAACGCTACATCATCAAGCGTGTCGGCTACTCGCTGATCTCGCTCTTCCTCCTGTCCGTCGTCATCTTCTTCTTCGTGCGCGTGACCGGGGACCCCGCCGTGCTGCTGGTGGAGCCGGGAGCCAGCCAGTCAGACCTCGAGGCCATCCGCGAGCAGCTCGGCCTGGACCGTCCCCTGAGCGTCCAGTACATGACCTTCCTCCGGGACCTGCTGCGGGGCGACTTCGGCCACTCCTTCTACTACCGCACGCCCGTCCTGGAGCTCTACCTGTCGCGCCTGCCGAATTCGCTCCTCCTGGCCTCGGTGGCGATGCTCTTCTCTCTCTTCATCGGCATTCCCAGCGGCATCCTGGCCGCCGTGCGGCTCAACGGCTGGTGGGACCGCGTGGGAAAGATCTTCGCGCTGCTGGGCCAGTCGCTGCCGTCCTTCTGGGTGGGCCTGATGCTGATCCTCTTCTTCTCCGTTCATCTCGGCTGGCTACCTTCCTCGGGCTCGGGCACCGTCTGGCACGTGCTGATGCCGGCGGTCGCCCTGGGCTGGCTCTTCGCGGCCGCCCACATGCGGCTCACGCGCTCGTCGATGCTCGAGGTGCTGGGTTCCGAGTACGTCAAGCTGGCCCGGCTCAAGGGCCTGCCCGAGGCCCTGGTCATCGCCAAGCACGCCTTCAAGAACGCCCTCATCCCGGTGCTGACCCTGGCCGGTATCAACCTCATCATCATGGTCAACACCACCATCGTCGTGGAGACGGTGTTCGCCTGGCCGGGGGTCGGCCGGCTGCTCTACGAAGGCATCTCCTTCCGGGACTTCCCCGTCGTCCAGGCGACGGTCGTGCTCTGCGGCGCGATGATCGTGGCCGTGAACCTGGTCGTCGACGTGCTCTACGCCGTCATCGACCCGAGGATCCGTTATGACTGA